The genomic segment AGTAGAGAAACCCCACCATAAACCCAGAGTAGAGAAACCCCACCATAAACCCAGAGTAGAGAAACCCCACCATAAACCCAGAGTAGAGAAACCCCACCATAAACCCAGAGTAGAGAAACCCCACCATAAACCCAGAGTAGAGAAACCCCACCATAAACCCAGAGTAGAGGAACCCCACCATAAACCCAGAGTAGAGAAACCCCACCATAAACCCAGAGTAGAGAAACCCCACCATAAACCCAGAGTAGAGAAACCCCACCATAAACCCAGAGTAGAGAAACCCCACCATAAACCCAGAGTAGAGGAACCCCACCATAAACCCAGAGTAGAGGAACCCCACCATAAACCCAGAGTAGAGAAACCCCACCATAAACCCAGAGTAGAGAAACCCCACCATAAACCCAGAGTAGAGGAACCCCACCATAAACCCAGAGTAGAGGAACCCCACCATAAACCCAGAGTAGAGAAACCCCACCATAAACCCAGAGTAGAGGAACCCCACCATAAACCCAGAGTAGAGGAACCCCACCATAAACCCAGAGTAGAGAAACCCCACCATAAACCCAGAGTAGAGGAACCCCACCATAAACCCAGAGTAGAGGAACCCCACCATAGACCTAGAGTAGAGGAACCCCACCATAAACCCAGAGTAGAGAAACCCCACCATAAACCCAGAGTAGAGAAACCCCACCATAAACCCAGAGTAGAGAAACCCCACCATAAACCCAGAGTAGAGAAACCCCACCATAAACCCAGAGTAGAGGAACCCCACCATAAACCCAGAGTAGAGGAACCCCACCATAAACCCAGAGTAGAGAAACCCCACCATAAACCCAGAGTAGAGGAACCCCACCATAAACCCAGAGTAGAGGAACCCCACCATAAACCCAGAGTAGAGAAACCCCACCATAAACCCAGAGTAGAGGAACCCCACCATAAACCCAGAGTAGAGAAACCCCACCATAAACCCAGAGTAGAGGAACCCCACCATAAACCCAGAGTAGAGGAACCCCACCATAAACACGGTGGAGGAACCCCACCATAAACCCAAAGTAGAGGAACCCCACCATAAACCCAAAGTAGAGGAACCCCACCATAAACACGGTGGAGGAACCCCACTATAAACACGGTGGAGGAACCCCACCATAAACCCAGAGTGGAGGCAGACACACTATCTCCTCACTATCAAAGTCACACAATATAAGATTACCAGGTCTCCCAGTGACACACTGGTGTGATCAAGCAATCTCTAGGGTGTTGCTAGGCTTGGCTAAACGAactgtgaggttcagttcctgaaccaattatgtgcctctgtaaccctttacaccaccgcccacggatgggtatggggtgcataataaagaaggaAATTGAAATTGGGTGTTATTAGACAAGCAGATATAGAACTACAATGCGAAAAGGACATAATTTCCTTCGTATTATTTTGCTGATGATGCGAAACTAATAATTATTAGAAGGGCAGAGTAGGTCTGAACAACTGCCACCTAGGACCTCAACTCTgacaaatgcaatgttatgagGACAAGAGCAGAACATGTAGCGTgaagggaagtcaggttagatatGTCAATACACTCGCTAACATACTCTATAGCACTGCACCATACTTATTCTCTAACACTGTATAACATTCTTTAAAACATCATCATAGTTTCTAGCACGGCTCATACGCATTCTAAGACAAGGACACACTAAGATACTATCTTGAACCTCTCTCTTAACAGTGGTCTACGTTGTCGGTTCCAACCGAGGACCCCCTGGTTCAATTCCAGGGGACGGCCGAAACGATTAGGCACGTTTTTCCTTTCACCCGGCCTGTCTATACTGTCACTAACCCACGGGATGACCTCGATATTCTGCCTCGGAATGTCGAGGTTCCTCCCTCCATACCTAacaatctccctccctctctccctgcctctctccctcacaatcTCCGGTCCTCCCTTACACTATGGACAATCAAACCTACATATAAGACTTGATAGGACTCGTTGGTTGTTACAACAGAAGTGAATCTTACTTAAAGAAGGGCATGGGGGTTCAACCCAAACACCCTATGACAATCGACATACAATACACCCCCTAACTGCAAAGTTTAGTGAGGCTATACCTCAAGCGTCTGACCCCAACCCTGAACATTCTATATAGATAACGTGGGTGACGTATTTCAACCCGTCCTTGACtcatgtccattccatccagcactcgaccccacagacgcattcataaattgtaACAtggtgttcattcaaaacaggaattttctcaaatataaatttatatggcgattatttgtatttgtagtacgtggatgaagcatttacagggttgtggttcgaacaaaagtcgtcagtaaagcacttgttccggaagtgttcgaacgtcatcagttgtgagtcgtgtgtaaaccgtttttcattcataaacagggggtttggcgggtgcatggaatcacttttgggtctttgtttggaagacGGGCTGGGGTATTTACAGAGGCGGGATTCGAACAGAGGACATcaacgaagcactgttcgagaaatgttagtACAtcgtcagttgtgagtcgtgtgtaaagtatATTTCATTCGTAAAcggggtttggtgggtggattcaacccgttctcgcacttgcgtacagtcaatattggcttatttaataagtgcatatgtgacatactaattgattgtgaatattttagtttatcttgaaaagcttcatagaaaacaacgacctcacctaacctaataaGTATGtttagataagcatcttattgcttcttatttacaattattacttaacatataccgttgataggttaagtaataattgtaaataagaatcaataagatgcttatcttaacatactaaaaaggttaggtgaggtcggtgttttctatgaagcttttcaaggtaaactaaaatattcacaatcaattaatatctcacatatgcacttattacataagccaatattgactataagcatgtgcgagaacgggttggtggatTAACAAGCACTTGGCCTGGccagtgtttatgaggacgggctgcacaaacACGTCATGTTGTGCTTGATAGTATAAAAGTTTCAAATAAAACTGAAATGATTTAAATGTGGCTTTAACAGAGCCTTCAATTGCAATGTTattgaatctctctctctctctctgtatctcccttCCACTATCCTCCTTTCCTGCCGCTTCCTCCTTTCCTTTCCACCTCCCACTACccatcctccttccctcccaaCACACTTAACCAACTTGTGATAAATCATCCACAACTTGGACGTCATCATTTTCTCCCTCTCAAGATATATTTCCCAAGTTCGTACAGATGCGTCCCTCCCTCCTACTCCctccccttccatccctccctatccctccctccacctatccttccctctctcctcccacccATCCTTCGTAAACACCAGACCCCCATCCCAACACTTGTTACTGTTGGGAATAACGGTAACAGGACACTAATGTCTGTGTGTCCTGAAGTActgtgagccggtcggccgagcggacagcacactgggcttctgatcctgtggtcctgggttcgatcccaggcgccggcgagaaacaatgggcagagtttctttcaccctatgcccctgttacctagcagtaaaataggtacctgggtgttagtcagctgtcacgggctgcttcctgggggtggaggcctggtcgaggaccgggccgcggggacactaaagccccgaaatcatctcaagataaacctgTGTGTTCCGGAGTACTGTGGGCCAGTTGACCCATACAACCTTTATTTATGTCCACCTAAGCATTCACATATGTGTCTaacttacgcttgaaacaatccagtgattGTAAGATAAATGTCTATTATATTGCTATAATTGTAAGAAACTCTCCCATGTTGCTTAATAATAGGAGTGTGGATCCACACTTGTGATGAATGCTCCCAAAAATACTCTCCTATGTATCATAGGATTCAGTTAATAAACTTAATATATAAATAGAAGCCAGGAATTACATTACCTATTTTTAATTGTTGAGTTTCATTAGTTGTTACTAGTTTCAAGAATATACAGATATATTCTCTAGATATTACAGGGGAAAAACTTGCTGAAGTAAATATCTTTAAGGTATTCTGAAGTATTCCtacaaataatattaatatttaataatactaataatgccaatactaataataattgggataataatatttatattattattaatattattattttgatgGGAATTAGGTCGTCAAATAAGTAGTTATGCTAAACAATAATTAGCACATATAGCCGTGGTATAATTAGCATTTAGACAAACATTCAGAGGTCTGAACACGAATTAGAGATTTGAAGAGAGCCAGAGTGGAGGAGCAGTTAACAAGGCGGAGGTTGAAGTGTCCGCAAGCTCAAGTCAGAGCAGTATTGGTCTCCGAGTCTCCTCTGAGTGGTAGTCACCATCAGAAAAACTCACCATCAGGAAAACGTTGAGAAATCTTGGGGAGAAACTTGAGTGGTGAGGTGGGAGTGGTGACTGGTGAGCTGTGAGTGGGCAGTCAGTGACTGGTGATGCGTCACTGGTGACTGGGAGGTGAGGAAGAGACAGTGACTTGAGGTATCAGTGGTGACTGAGGTGACCGGTTGACTGCTTGACTGCTTGAGCAGTCAGTTAATCACTGCTTGACTACAGTCGACACATCATGGGTAAGGAGTCAActcaactttatatatatatatatatatatatatatatatatatatatatatatatatatatatatatatatatatatatatatatatatatataatatatatatatatataatatatatatatatatatatattataaattgttAAGCCATGTGTTCGGATGTCGTTCGATTTATAAGATCAGAAAAACATTTGTTCTGGGCAGTAGACGAACAGAGATGTTCACAACCTGTTCCCATTATGAACCTTCCGTTCCCACCGAGGAACGAAGGTGAACACCCCGTTAATGGAGTGGTAATTgaacaagaacataagaacataagaacaaaggtaactgcagaaggcctattggcccatacgaggcagctcctatctataatatATCATTAACCTCATTTCGTCGTTAACGAGAGCGGAAAATGAGTAGTGAAGCGAATGCTACTGTCATTAGTCCAGCAACTCCTTTATAAACAATGAGCCAAGATATCAATGAGCATTTCTACGTCCGGAGTTGGAACTTGGTCATTGTTAATGAATCTGAGCCTCGACCCTCTACACACGCACGGCAATGTTAAACCAACATTTATCTCTTTGGAAATTGCTTTTAAATCGGTGTCTTTAGGCAATATTGTGTCACTGTATGCATACACACGAAcatgcaaacacacacaaataataCATAATATACGTACATagatatacattatatacatacatatacatatatatatatatatatatatatatatatatatatatatatatatatatatatatatatatatatatatatatatatatatatatatatatatatatgtgtgtgtgtgtatatcacgaaaataaacacgtgattaagaatgtgacaatgtcagaccacggaggaaaatgaaacaggaatttccttaagtactttcgtatattaaatacatcattccttctgaagatgtatttaataaacgaaagtacttaaggaaattcctgtttcattttcctccgtggtctgacattgtcatatatatatatatatatatatatatatatatatatatatatatatatatatatatatatatatatatatatatatatatatatatatatatatatatatatatacacatgtatagtTTAAAAGCTGGCCATATTACAAGAACTGTCGACATCGTGATGGCCGCTTTCTTTAAAGTTCGAATACCTTGAAATCATCAAGAAAGGCCGAAGCCAAAGTTAAGAAAAACCTACCATTATCACCCCTAATACCGCTACCAATTAGGACGACTTTACAGTCTCGTACCTTTAATTTACCAGCCTTACCTTCACGCTGCTGTTTAGGGCCATTATTGCTAATTTTTTTTTAGCGCCGGACGCCGTATTTTGCACCCCCATTAGAGGCCCGTACGATAACTTGGGCTAATGTTCCTATCATTAACCACCaatggaaaaaatatatatgtatattactaATTATGCTTGGGTTAGATGCGAGGAAAGGTGTACCTCTCACCTCTTGGGTCACAGGAGGAAGCTGGGTAAGTTTTATTAGGAGATTATTAACAGCGTAAAGTTTTTATGATTCCTCTGTGACACAAATATGTGTATAACTTTACTCTATGTGATGTACCATGATGAACAGCACATCTCTCGGtgtagtatcttgtatgtcgtgatTATGGCCCTTGTTCTTAGTACGATGGGGGTAGCTCATGTGCGTTTTCCTCAGTTGCGActcgatatcttgaggttatcttgagatgatttcggggctttttagtgtccccgcggcccggtcctcgaccaggcctccaccccaaggaagcagcccgtgacagctgactaacacccaggtacctattttactgctaggtaacaggggcatagggtgaaagaaactctgcccattgtttctcgccggtgcctgggatcgaacccaggaccacaggatcacaagtccagcgtgctgtctgttcggccgaccggctcccccaaagCTCTCTAGAGTGAAAGCAGAGCTTTGACATGTGGGGAGTTTATGAGGTGCTTTGGTTACCCCGTGAGGCTGAAGGCGGTCGTTGTGGGGTCAAGGTGCTGTGTTGCACGCAAGGTGAGTTACtccgtgcgtgtgtgtactctcctggttgtgcttgcgggggttcaactCTGCTCTTtcaacccgcctctcaactgtcagtcaactttttttcacacacacacacgcgcgcacacgcgcacacacacacacacacacacacacacacgttagaaGGAGACGttataaagaattttttcagtgtcagagtagtagacaaatggaatgcattaggaagtgatgtggtggaggctgactccatacacagtttcaagtgtagatatgatagagcccagtaggctcaggaacctgtacaccagttgattgacagttgagaggcgggaccaaagagccagagctcaacccccgcaagcacaaataggtgagtacatacacacacttcTCCTGTAAACTAACAAAATAAATTAATCATTTGATAACTTTTATCTGACCTCTCATATTTTTAATTAGAAATTGATTTATTGTTAATGAAAGATTAATGGCTGGATATATGTAATGGATAGAAGCGCGATCCACCAACTGCTAATTTATGCTTTCCTATTATGAATATTGTATCCCAGGAAGTATATGTTTTAACGTGAAGAGCCGCTGCCAATATCATGATATAATTCTCTATCATAATATATCACACTATAGCGTTATTTATAGCCCGTTATATCCATGAACAGGCATTATATGAGTGACATGATTGGTGTTGTTCGATTTGGGATTATTACTCTTCTTTTTgttatttacttttttttttagattagaGGACGATCGTTAAGATATGGAGCTCAGGTGATTGATGACGTCAcgtggtaaacacacacactcttgtatcGGGGTCATTGTTACTGTAATTTTGATTAAGGTAAATTCTCTCCTTCAGCATAAGAATTAAGTATATATTTATAAgtaaatatggaagggagtaccaccactGGCTGGGAGAAGGGAcctttagcctcggaggaaagcacACATTACAGGAAATGTTTAGGTCccttccaatacagtttctgtgtgcttttcttccactaccccttatatatatatatatttccaacaTGGTTAGTCCAGGAATTGAAAAGGAATAATGCTGATAAGACTCGACAGTCTGCGAAATAAACTTCACCCCACTGGAGAACAGgaaacttgagacagttaagcaagtcccagctgtgtctgggtacaagtgacaggatgaacaacccagcgggttttcttcctattggggagtgttgtacatgctgcaatggcggtgtgtccactcacaagatgattggcgctgcccaatactgtcactatggcggtgtgtccactcacaagatgagtgacgctgcccaatactgtcactatggcggtgtgtccactcacaagatgagtgacgctgcccaatactgtcactatggcggtgtgtccactcacaggatgagtgacgctgcccaatactgtcactatggcggtgtgtgcactcacaggatgagtgacgctgcccaatactgtcactatggcggtgtgtccactcacaagatgagtgacgctgcccaatactgtcactatggcggtgtgtccactcacaggatgagtgacgctgcccaatactgtcactatggcggtgtgtgcactcacaggatgagtgacgctgcccaatactgtcactatggcggtgtgtccactcacaggatgagtgacgctgcccaatactgtcactatggcggtgtgtccactcacaggatgagtgacgctgcccaatactgtcactatggcggtgtgtccactcacaggatgagtggcgctgcccaatactgtcactatggcggtgtgtccactcacaggatgagtggcgctgcccaatactgtcactatggcggtgtgtccactcacaggatgagtggcgctgcccaatactgtcactatggcggtgtgtccactcacaggatgagtggcgctgcccaatactgtcactatggcggtgtgtccactcacaggatgagtggcgctgcccaatactgtcactatggcggtgtgtccactcacaggatgagtggcgctgcccaatactgtcactatggcggtgtgtccactcacaggatgagtgacgctgcccaatactgtcactatggcggtatgtccactcacaagatgagtggcgctgcccaatactgtcactatggcggtgtgtccactcacaagatgagtggcgctgcccaatactgtcactatggcggtgtgtccactcacaagatgagtggcgctgcccaatactgtcactatggcggtgtgtccactcacaagatgagtgacgctgcccaatactgtcactatggcggtgtgtccactcacaagatgagtgacgctgcccaatactgtcactatggcggtgtgtccactcacaggatgagtgacgctgcccaatactgtcactatggcggtatg from the Procambarus clarkii isolate CNS0578487 chromosome 69, FALCON_Pclarkii_2.0, whole genome shotgun sequence genome contains:
- the LOC138355873 gene encoding uncharacterized protein, whose amino-acid sequence is MTLMDIILGHRSNKIYNLFLGGEPHHRPRVEKPHHRPRVEKPHHKPRVEKPHHKPRVEKPHHKPRVEKPHHKPRVEKPHHKPRVEKPHHKPRVEKPHHKPRVEKPHHKPRVEKPHHKPRVEEPHHKPRVEKPHHKPRVEKPHHKPRVEKPHHKPRVEKPHHKPRVEEPHHKPRVEEPHHKPRVEKPHHKPRVEKPHHKPRVEEPHHKPRVEEPHHKPRVEKPHHKPRVEEPHHKPRVEEPHHKPRVEKPHHKPRVEEPHHKPRVEEPHHRPRVEEPHHKPRVEKPHHKPRVEKPHHKPRVEKPHHKPRVEKPHHKPRVEEPHHKPRVEEPHHKPRVEKPHHKPRVEEPHHKPRVEEPHHKPRVEKPHHKPRVEEPHHKPRVEKPHHKPRVEEPHHKPRVEEPHHKHGGGTPP